One window of the Psychrilyobacter piezotolerans genome contains the following:
- a CDS encoding MlaA family lipoprotein: protein MKKIFILITLLFIGCSSVEVKEKVSSHEAEKIVVAKDFKLHLKDGESDIMDTYDPLEPLNRRIYYFNYQFDNWVWLPISNSYNFFLPQTIRTGINNFFSNLYEPISAINGVLLLDSKTVFTGISRFIINTTIGVAGLFDVATLINIPKRELTLNDTLAVYGVKDGPYLILPFLGPSDLRNAGSRLTTFALNPIHSGSLETDLVIKGVEGVDTRSRTDFRYYSLGTPFEYEVVRLLYLKSMEIRETNIKKI from the coding sequence ATGAAAAAAATATTTATTTTAATAACCTTACTTTTTATTGGTTGCAGCAGTGTAGAGGTAAAAGAAAAAGTTTCTTCTCATGAAGCAGAAAAAATAGTCGTAGCAAAGGATTTTAAACTTCATTTAAAAGATGGAGAATCAGATATTATGGATACCTATGACCCATTAGAACCATTGAATAGGAGGATATACTACTTCAACTATCAATTCGATAATTGGGTGTGGTTACCAATATCTAATTCATATAATTTTTTCCTGCCGCAAACAATAAGAACAGGGATAAACAATTTTTTTAGTAACCTGTATGAACCTATCAGTGCAATAAACGGAGTATTACTATTAGATTCTAAAACTGTATTTACAGGAATAAGCAGATTTATTATAAATACCACAATCGGAGTTGCAGGTTTATTTGATGTGGCGACACTTATAAATATTCCTAAACGCGAACTTACTTTGAATGATACCCTGGCAGTATATGGGGTAAAGGATGGTCCATACCTAATCCTTCCATTTTTAGGGCCAAGTGACCTGAGGAATGCCGGTTCCCGTTTAACTACCTTTGCACTGAATCCAATTCATTCGGGATCTTTGGAGACAGATTTAGTTATAAAAGGAGTAGAAGGAGTGGATACCAGGAGTAGAACAGACTTTCGATACTACAGTCTGGGAACTCCCTTTGAATATGAGGTTGTCAGGCTTCTTTATTTAAAATCTATGGAAATAAGAGAAACCAACATTAAAAAAATTTAA
- a CDS encoding serine/threonine protein kinase, which produces MKRILMIYILINLWVYGYDYPYKDPYLATILATPVEFMAKFEDENYEEMKIDLKTSEIPPNLWYLEKFKFGLMAQDKEAPLIFLLAGTGSKYDSHKMLTMSRILYQNGFSVIMLPTSFDYNFIVSASKNHAPGILGKDSREIYSVMKLALEKVKDKIQYKEIYVTGYSLGGTTALVLGEIDSREKYFNFKRIMAINPTVNLYDSAKLLDEMLDNNIKNEEELDQLLQKIILGIMQYSQKNGTMKIDEAAVYSLFKQLNMTDQELKVLIGAAFRFIAIDVNYISDLMTKSGVFTDPNKKIKKFQSMSGYYKAINYSNFQDYIEKIGFKTYKKLDKNLTMEEITEESSLKTVETYLKDSENVMVVTNEDEVILTKDNLKYLKKIMGSRIKVYPYGGHCGNMFYEENIDYVIDFLLNGDFR; this is translated from the coding sequence ATGAAAAGAATATTGATGATATATATATTAATAAATTTATGGGTTTACGGGTATGATTATCCATATAAGGATCCATATTTGGCTACAATACTAGCAACCCCAGTAGAATTTATGGCAAAATTTGAAGATGAGAATTATGAAGAAATGAAAATAGATTTGAAGACAAGTGAAATCCCGCCTAATCTGTGGTATTTAGAAAAATTTAAATTTGGGTTGATGGCACAGGATAAGGAAGCTCCCCTGATATTTTTATTGGCAGGAACAGGCTCGAAATATGATTCCCATAAGATGCTAACCATGAGCAGGATATTATATCAAAATGGTTTTAGTGTGATTATGTTACCCACCAGTTTTGATTATAACTTCATAGTTTCAGCTTCTAAAAATCATGCTCCGGGAATTTTGGGAAAAGACAGCAGGGAGATATACAGTGTGATGAAGTTAGCCCTTGAAAAAGTAAAGGATAAGATTCAATATAAAGAAATTTATGTTACCGGGTACAGCCTGGGAGGAACGACGGCTCTTGTTTTAGGAGAGATCGACAGCCGGGAAAAATATTTTAATTTTAAACGAATAATGGCAATAAATCCAACGGTAAATTTATATGACTCGGCAAAATTATTGGATGAGATGTTGGATAACAATATAAAAAATGAGGAAGAATTAGATCAATTATTGCAAAAAATAATTTTAGGTATAATGCAGTATAGTCAGAAAAATGGAACGATGAAGATAGATGAGGCTGCAGTCTATTCATTGTTTAAACAATTAAATATGACCGATCAGGAATTAAAGGTTCTTATTGGTGCTGCATTTCGATTTATAGCCATAGATGTCAACTATATCAGTGATCTTATGACCAAAAGCGGGGTGTTTACAGATCCTAATAAAAAAATAAAAAAATTTCAGAGTATGAGTGGGTATTATAAAGCAATAAATTATAGTAATTTTCAAGATTATATAGAAAAAATCGGCTTTAAAACATATAAAAAACTGGATAAAAATTTGACTATGGAAGAGATAACAGAGGAAAGCAGTTTAAAAACTGTAGAGACCTACCTAAAAGATAGTGAAAATGTAATGGTAGTTACCAATGAGGATGAGGTAATTCTAACTAAAGATAATCTAAAATATTTAAAAAAAATCATGGGCAGCAGGATAAAAGTCTATCCCTATGGAGGACATTGTGGAAATATGTTCTATGAAGAAAATATAGATTATGTGATAGATTTTTTATTAAACGGTGATTTTAGATGA
- a CDS encoding MlaA family lipoprotein, whose amino-acid sequence MKKIFILITLLFMGCTGVKVKEKVSSDKAEKIFIVKSSKLHLNDGKSHIMDAYDPFEPLNRRIYYFNYQFDKWVGLPVSDSYKFFLPQTARTGVGNFFSNLYEPISAINGVLILDYKAVFTGIGRFFINTTIGVAGLFDVATLINIPKHELTLNDTLAVYGVKDGPYLILPFLGPSDLRNAGSLLTTFVLRVPLDPINIYSGSLWEDIAIKGLDAVDVRSEINFRYYSLGTPFEYEYVRLLYLRSMEIRETNIKKN is encoded by the coding sequence ATGAAAAAAATATTTATTTTAATAACTTTACTTTTTATGGGCTGCACCGGTGTAAAGGTAAAAGAAAAGGTTTCTTCTGATAAAGCAGAAAAAATATTCATAGTAAAGAGTTCTAAACTTCATTTAAATGATGGAAAATCTCATATTATGGATGCATACGATCCATTTGAACCGTTGAATAGAAGGATATACTACTTCAACTATCAATTTGATAAGTGGGTAGGTTTACCTGTATCTGATTCATATAAATTTTTCCTGCCGCAAACTGCCAGAACTGGAGTAGGAAATTTTTTTAGTAACTTATATGAACCTATCAGTGCAATAAACGGAGTATTAATTTTAGATTATAAAGCCGTATTTACAGGGATAGGCAGATTTTTTATAAACACCACAATCGGAGTTGCAGGTTTATTTGATGTGGCGACACTTATAAATATTCCTAAACACGAACTTACTTTGAATGATACCCTTGCGGTATATGGGGTAAAGGATGGTCCATACCTAATCCTGCCATTTTTAGGACCAAGTGACCTGAGAAATGCCGGCTCCCTGCTGACCACCTTTGTCCTAAGGGTACCTTTGGATCCTATCAATATTTATAGCGGGTCTTTATGGGAAGACATAGCCATCAAAGGATTAGACGCAGTAGATGTTAGAAGTGAAATTAATTTTCGATACTACAGTCTGGGAACTCCATTTGAATATGAATATGTCAGACTCCTTTATTTGAGATCTATGGAAATAAGAGAAACTAACATTAAAAAAAATTAA
- a CDS encoding serine/threonine protein kinase: MKKIILIYLMISLWGYGYDYPHKDPYLATVLATPTKDMAEFKDTNFKEIRLDLKGDSAPPNLWYLDGFRFGLMAQDHEAPLTFLLAGTGSKYNSYKMLTMSRILYQNGFSVIMLPTSFDYNFIISASKTHAPGFLKRDSNEIYDIMKLALDKVKEKIQYKETYVTGFSLGGTTALVVGEIDSRKKHFDFKRIAAVNPTVNLYESAKILDDMLDDNIKSEEELDQLLQKIILGIMKYGQVNGSTKIDEAAIYSLFKHLNMEEKELKILIGAAFRFIAIDVNYISDVMTKSGVYTDPNKKITKFQSMSEYYSAINYSNFQNYIERIGFKTYKKLDKTLTMEKMIENSSLKTIENYLKEAENIGVFTNEDELILTPDNLKYLKETMGSRIKIYPHGGHCGNMFYEDNIASMVHYLKRGELR; the protein is encoded by the coding sequence ATGAAAAAAATAATATTGATATATCTGATGATAAGTTTGTGGGGGTATGGGTATGATTATCCACATAAAGATCCATATTTAGCAACAGTGCTGGCAACTCCTACTAAAGATATGGCTGAATTTAAAGATACAAATTTTAAAGAGATAAGGCTGGACTTAAAGGGTGACAGTGCTCCACCTAATCTATGGTATTTAGATGGATTCCGATTTGGATTGATGGCTCAAGATCATGAAGCTCCCCTGACATTTTTGCTGGCTGGAACAGGATCTAAATACAATTCCTATAAAATGCTGACTATGAGCAGAATACTGTATCAAAATGGCTTTAGCGTTATTATGCTTCCCACCAGCTTTGATTATAATTTTATAATTTCGGCTTCTAAAACTCATGCTCCTGGATTTTTAAAAAGAGATAGCAACGAGATCTACGATATCATGAAGCTGGCTCTGGATAAAGTAAAGGAGAAGATTCAGTATAAGGAAACTTATGTTACAGGGTTCAGCCTGGGAGGAACAACGGCTCTCGTCGTAGGAGAGATAGACAGCCGAAAAAAGCATTTTGACTTCAAGAGAATTGCTGCTGTCAATCCCACTGTAAACTTATATGAATCTGCAAAAATTTTAGATGATATGCTGGATGATAATATAAAGAGTGAGGAAGAATTAGATCAGTTACTGCAAAAAATAATTTTAGGTATAATGAAGTATGGTCAGGTGAATGGATCTACGAAGATCGATGAGGCTGCAATCTATTCATTGTTTAAACATTTAAATATGGAGGAGAAGGAATTAAAGATTCTTATTGGTGCTGCATTCAGGTTTATAGCCATAGATGTCAACTATATAAGTGATGTCATGACCAAAAGCGGGGTATATACGGACCCTAACAAAAAAATCACAAAATTTCAAAGTATGAGTGAATATTACAGTGCTATTAATTATAGTAATTTTCAAAATTATATAGAGAGGATTGGTTTTAAAACATATAAAAAATTGGATAAAACCCTGACTATGGAGAAGATGATAGAAAACAGCAGTTTAAAAACTATAGAGAACTATCTAAAAGAAGCTGAAAATATTGGAGTTTTTACCAATGAAGACGAATTGATATTGACTCCGGATAATCTAAAATATTTAAAAGAAACAATGGGCAGCAGGATAAAAATCTATCCCCATGGGGGACACTGTGGGAATATGTTCTATGAGGATAATATAGCTTCTATGGTCCATTACCTTAAAAGAGGTGAGTTAAGATGA
- a CDS encoding Rrf2 family transcriptional regulator — protein MNKNMSEDIAFFNLLRGLIAPKLGNETLDYTISISDLANKMEMDIKIISKFLKKLKEDGLVNVLNGVDGNVNLHFEKTHDKLLEIISVDAVEETISDMSDFIEKKKSHFNINYENEYISRYALEIKNLMDEKGQNTDLSEIISKGIKEILSEEKNRTLLNKTIFEIAKEADEDDLKKLEEIIYFKLNLPVEENPFYVTLFLTAISYQIQYL, from the coding sequence ATGAATAAAAACATGTCTGAGGATATAGCTTTTTTTAACTTATTAAGGGGATTAATTGCACCAAAATTAGGAAACGAGACATTGGATTACACTATATCTATAAGTGATCTTGCCAATAAGATGGAAATGGATATTAAAATAATTTCTAAATTTTTGAAAAAATTAAAAGAAGATGGATTAGTTAATGTTTTAAACGGAGTCGATGGAAATGTTAATCTTCACTTTGAAAAAACACATGATAAGCTCTTAGAGATTATCTCTGTCGATGCAGTGGAAGAAACAATTTCTGATATGAGTGATTTTATAGAGAAAAAAAAATCACACTTCAATATCAATTATGAAAACGAATATATATCACGATATGCTCTGGAAATCAAAAATTTAATGGATGAAAAGGGGCAAAATACAGATCTAAGTGAAATTATTTCTAAAGGTATCAAAGAGATATTGAGTGAAGAGAAAAACAGAACTTTATTAAATAAAACTATATTTGAAATTGCTAAAGAGGCTGATGAAGATGATCTAAAAAAGCTGGAAGAAATTATCTATTTTAAATTAAATTTACCGGTAGAAGAAAATCCATTTTATGTGACTTTATTTTTAACGGCTATATCCTACCAAATTCAATATTTATAA
- the kdsB gene encoding 3-deoxy-manno-octulosonate cytidylyltransferase, translating to MKFLGVIPARYASTRLEGKPLADIGGHSMIEWVYKRTLLSDLDMVVVATDDQLVYDKVKSFGGEVVMTSEDHPNGTSRIAEVAGVYSDFDVIINVQGDEPLIEKEMINALITPFLEEPDLSMATLKHRIDRIEEVENPNNVKVVTTKDDYAIYFSRSPIPYPRELDMKNYFKHVGIYGYRRDFVIKYSQMAPTPLEVSESLEQLRVLENGYRIKVLETPYKIVGVDTKEDLERVRKIVKENKITI from the coding sequence ATGAAATTTTTGGGAGTTATTCCGGCACGATATGCTTCAACGAGGTTAGAGGGGAAACCCTTAGCCGACATAGGCGGTCATTCCATGATTGAATGGGTATATAAGCGAACCCTATTATCCGACCTGGACATGGTTGTTGTAGCAACTGACGACCAGCTTGTATATGACAAAGTAAAATCCTTTGGGGGAGAAGTTGTTATGACCTCTGAGGATCATCCCAATGGAACTTCGAGGATAGCTGAAGTCGCTGGGGTTTATAGTGATTTTGATGTGATTATAAATGTACAGGGAGATGAACCCCTCATAGAAAAAGAAATGATCAATGCCCTGATTACTCCGTTTTTAGAGGAGCCTGATTTAAGTATGGCTACCTTAAAACACAGGATAGATAGGATAGAAGAGGTTGAGAACCCGAACAATGTAAAGGTAGTTACAACCAAAGATGACTATGCAATTTATTTTTCCAGATCGCCTATTCCATACCCCAGGGAACTGGATATGAAAAACTACTTTAAACATGTGGGAATATATGGTTACAGGAGAGATTTTGTTATCAAATATTCACAGATGGCTCCCACACCTCTGGAGGTCTCGGAATCACTGGAACAGCTCAGAGTTTTAGAAAATGGTTATAGGATAAAAGTTTTGGAGACACCCTATAAAATTGTAGGAGTAGATACTAAAGAAGACTTAGAAAGAGTCAGAAAAATAGTGAAAGAAAATAAGATTACCATATAA
- a CDS encoding LysM peptidoglycan-binding domain-containing protein yields the protein MKKLLILLAALSLVACSSNEPKEDMTETAPVVTEVVVEETPEIMEKTPMVEEEDTITGEAPATMEKTPMVEEEVMVEDVPMADEAPISYTVVEGDNLFQIGLKYNMSWERLAEENNISNPDVIEVGQVLTIPAE from the coding sequence ATGAAAAAATTATTAATATTATTGGCAGCACTTTCCCTTGTAGCATGCAGCAGCAATGAACCAAAAGAAGACATGACAGAAACTGCACCTGTAGTTACTGAAGTTGTTGTAGAAGAAACTCCAGAAATTATGGAAAAAACTCCCATGGTAGAGGAAGAAGATACAATAACTGGAGAAGCCCCAGCAACTATGGAAAAAACTCCCATGGTAGAAGAAGAAGTTATGGTTGAAGATGTTCCAATGGCAGATGAAGCTCCTATTAGCTACACTGTGGTAGAGGGAGATAACTTATTCCAAATAGGTTTAAAATACAATATGTCTTGGGAAAGGTTAGCTGAGGAAAATAATATCTCTAACCCAGATGTTATTGAAGTTGGTCAGGTATTAACAATACCTGCAGAATAA
- the coaBC gene encoding bifunctional phosphopantothenoylcysteine decarboxylase/phosphopantothenate--cysteine ligase CoaBC → MNKNILLGITGGIAAYKSANICSLLKKNGYNVKVIMTKNATEIITPLTLETLSKNRVAIDMWAEKSNIDVEHISLADWADLVLIAPATYNIIGKAANGIADDMLSTVIAATCAPTYFALAMNVNMYNNPILKDNIKKLEKYGYTFIDADSGHLACDWVAKGRLKKETDIVDIVNNYFESWEREKFLEGKNILITAGPTEEAIDPIRYLSNRSTGKMGYALAAASAKLGANVTLVSGPTNLEAPSGVEFIPVRSANDMYEAVFTKFEKMDIAIGCAAVADYRMKEYSASKIKKNDGDLVFELTRNPDILMEMGRRKQKEQILIGFAAESDNLIENAMKKLEKKNLNLIVANSTNAFGNDSNEVFFIDKEKNILEIPQMKKDDLAFKILETLKINL, encoded by the coding sequence ATGAATAAAAATATATTATTAGGAATCACCGGAGGGATAGCAGCCTATAAATCTGCTAATATCTGTTCTCTTTTAAAGAAAAACGGATACAATGTAAAGGTAATCATGACCAAAAATGCTACTGAAATAATAACTCCTCTTACCCTGGAAACTTTGTCTAAAAACAGGGTGGCTATCGATATGTGGGCAGAAAAATCAAACATAGATGTGGAACATATAAGCTTGGCTGACTGGGCTGACCTGGTTTTAATAGCACCTGCCACATATAATATCATCGGGAAGGCAGCAAATGGTATAGCTGATGATATGCTCTCTACTGTGATCGCTGCTACCTGTGCCCCCACTTATTTTGCCCTGGCTATGAATGTAAATATGTATAACAACCCCATCCTGAAAGATAATATCAAAAAATTAGAAAAATATGGATATACCTTTATCGACGCCGATTCAGGCCACCTTGCCTGTGACTGGGTTGCCAAGGGGAGACTCAAGAAAGAAACCGATATAGTTGATATTGTGAATAACTACTTCGAATCTTGGGAAAGGGAAAAGTTTCTAGAGGGAAAAAATATTTTGATTACAGCTGGTCCTACTGAAGAAGCCATCGATCCCATCAGGTATCTGAGTAACCGGTCCACAGGTAAGATGGGATATGCTCTGGCAGCTGCAAGTGCTAAATTAGGAGCCAATGTTACCCTGGTCAGCGGGCCGACTAATCTTGAAGCTCCAAGTGGAGTAGAGTTTATACCTGTAAGGAGTGCCAATGATATGTATGAGGCCGTCTTTACTAAATTTGAAAAGATGGATATTGCCATCGGCTGTGCTGCTGTGGCAGATTACAGGATGAAGGAATATTCAGCCTCTAAAATTAAAAAAAATGACGGGGATCTGGTTTTTGAATTGACTAGAAACCCGGATATCCTTATGGAGATGGGCAGGAGAAAACAAAAAGAACAAATCCTCATCGGGTTTGCTGCTGAATCGGATAACCTCATAGAAAATGCCATGAAGAAATTAGAGAAAAAAAATCTAAATCTAATCGTAGCCAATTCCACCAATGCCTTTGGAAATGACAGCAACGAAGTATTCTTCATCGACAAAGAAAAAAACATTTTAGAGATCCCGCAAATGAAAAAAGATGACCTTGCATTTAAAATTTTAGAAACATTAAAAATAAATCTGTAA
- a CDS encoding sensor domain-containing diguanylate cyclase translates to MSLKRKIFILTFFIATIPVLIISIITFFIFSGEIKEVESQKMELTSQNVEKNIREEINTVSEILKYLADSYNEKDGDLTSLNLQVDNENRLKHMINRMENIVEVEKTIKFIGFGSPHKKMIFNNRAEDQNLPPDYDPTTRPWYTGTLNSKGAYLSEVFIHAGTGEPIVTLSKKIELDGEIVGVLAAIIDLSHIKNEVSKFKIGNTGSFFIVDKNNKILVDGGDNQENFNYISKMDLFSKDHLKIIKKTPMGKKLYHIKKIKGLDILLFGSVDEKDINNIVLRLKFYILGIVLLTIVFILIILSIISKNFDSSLSQLSSVIDSISQGKYSENIDKLTEIMDEKNELSFINNAIKKMNYEIIKRENDLKYISETDPLTGCYNRRAIVNLIEKEIEQSKKFDLNFSLIMFDLDRFKKVNDTFGHLFGDTVLKGVSKAISDNIKTTDIFGRYGGEEFLILLPNTKLDKGIMIGERLRQIIEKMTWEHNTVITVSMGVVKKFPDDTLDLLLGRVDDLLYKAKKNGRNRVEYQE, encoded by the coding sequence ATGAGTCTTAAAAGAAAAATTTTTATCTTAACTTTTTTTATAGCGACAATACCTGTATTGATTATTTCGATAATTACATTTTTTATATTTTCTGGGGAAATAAAGGAAGTGGAAAGTCAAAAGATGGAGTTAACCAGCCAAAATGTAGAGAAAAATATTCGTGAGGAAATCAATACTGTCAGTGAAATTTTGAAATATTTAGCAGATTCATATAACGAAAAAGATGGGGATTTAACCTCTTTAAATCTTCAAGTAGATAATGAAAATAGACTGAAACATATGATTAATCGTATGGAAAATATAGTTGAGGTAGAAAAAACTATAAAATTTATAGGTTTTGGAAGTCCCCACAAGAAAATGATATTTAATAATAGAGCTGAAGACCAGAATTTACCACCTGATTATGATCCCACAACAAGGCCGTGGTATACGGGAACTCTTAATTCCAAAGGAGCCTATCTATCGGAAGTTTTTATCCATGCAGGTACAGGGGAACCCATAGTAACACTGTCTAAAAAAATTGAATTAGATGGTGAGATAGTAGGTGTATTGGCAGCAATAATTGATTTATCTCATATAAAAAATGAGGTTTCAAAATTTAAAATTGGGAATACAGGATCATTTTTCATAGTGGATAAAAATAATAAAATTTTAGTAGATGGTGGAGACAACCAGGAAAACTTTAATTATATTTCAAAAATGGATTTATTTTCCAAGGATCATCTTAAAATTATAAAAAAGACTCCCATGGGTAAAAAACTCTACCATATAAAAAAAATAAAAGGCTTAGATATTCTCCTATTTGGAAGTGTCGATGAAAAGGATATAAATAATATCGTTCTAAGGTTAAAGTTTTATATCCTTGGCATAGTTCTGTTGACCATAGTGTTTATTCTCATTATTTTATCCATCATAAGTAAAAATTTTGACAGCTCTTTGAGTCAATTATCTAGTGTTATTGATAGTATTTCTCAGGGGAAATATAGTGAAAATATAGATAAGTTAACAGAGATAATGGATGAAAAAAATGAATTGAGTTTTATTAACAATGCCATAAAAAAAATGAATTATGAGATTATTAAAAGAGAGAATGATTTAAAATATATCTCTGAAACAGATCCATTGACAGGGTGTTATAATAGGAGAGCCATTGTAAATTTAATCGAAAAGGAAATTGAGCAATCAAAAAAATTTGATTTGAATTTTTCTTTAATAATGTTTGATCTGGATAGATTTAAAAAAGTAAACGATACTTTTGGTCATCTATTTGGAGATACAGTTTTAAAAGGTGTGTCCAAAGCGATATCGGATAACATAAAAACTACAGATATATTCGGCAGATATGGCGGGGAAGAATTTTTAATCTTATTACCTAATACAAAGTTAGATAAGGGGATTATGATTGGTGAAAGATTGAGACAGATCATAGAAAAAATGACGTGGGAGCACAATACTGTAATTACTGTGAGCATGGGTGTCGTAAAAAAATTCCCCGATGATACACTGGATTTACTCTTAGGAAGGGTCGATGATTTATTGTATAAAGCAAAAAAAAATGGAAGAAACAGGGTAGAATATCAAGAATAA
- a CDS encoding ABC transporter substrate-binding protein, with protein sequence MKKILALVLSVILLTAVTSTEAMAFWGKKEKKEKLVVWLPPIGENDKVVWEPILKEYEEANNVDVELEIIPWENYSEKYAAGIASGQGPDVGYMYAEMFPQFIEMGAVEDLTPYLTKEDYEKYIYIQHGKMMGGMYGLGIEAANPAVIYYNKDILASIGEDVPVTWEDFIRCATKATKDTDKDGKADQWGFSQGWGAPYFGDLNWNWYGFLWQAGGDIFNDDLKSVRFNDKAGVKAAEFLRDLKFKYDVLPPYYMAQTNKEMLQTTFGPGKSLFSIFLSSAAGEILDKSFPDLNYGIILSLEDEDKGTFASVDQLVLMSGAKDKKLAFGLIEHMLSTESMTKFHKHHPRAPIAVGEPYQGDPRLQKMIETQEGVYRPLVVGPHGVEIYEYLWKQLQMMMAGEKSAKESLDEAAAYSNRLLAK encoded by the coding sequence ATGAAAAAAATATTAGCGTTAGTACTGTCGGTAATTTTATTGACTGCAGTAACAAGTACAGAGGCCATGGCTTTTTGGGGGAAGAAAGAAAAGAAGGAAAAACTGGTTGTATGGCTGCCGCCTATCGGGGAAAATGACAAGGTTGTGTGGGAACCGATTCTCAAAGAGTATGAAGAAGCAAACAATGTAGATGTGGAATTAGAGATCATCCCGTGGGAAAACTATTCTGAAAAATATGCTGCCGGTATTGCTTCGGGGCAGGGACCGGACGTAGGATATATGTATGCTGAGATGTTCCCGCAGTTTATAGAGATGGGAGCGGTTGAAGATCTTACACCTTACCTTACAAAGGAAGACTATGAAAAATATATATATATCCAACACGGAAAGATGATGGGTGGTATGTATGGATTGGGGATAGAAGCAGCTAACCCTGCAGTAATCTACTACAACAAAGATATCCTTGCATCGATAGGAGAAGATGTTCCTGTGACATGGGAAGATTTCATAAGATGTGCAACAAAGGCTACCAAAGACACGGATAAAGACGGGAAAGCGGATCAATGGGGATTTTCTCAAGGATGGGGAGCACCTTATTTTGGAGATCTGAACTGGAACTGGTATGGATTCCTTTGGCAGGCAGGGGGAGACATATTTAATGACGATTTGAAATCTGTAAGATTTAATGATAAAGCAGGAGTTAAAGCAGCTGAATTTTTAAGAGATTTGAAATTTAAATATGATGTACTGCCTCCATACTATATGGCACAGACCAATAAAGAGATGCTTCAGACAACATTTGGTCCTGGAAAATCATTATTTTCTATATTTTTATCTTCAGCAGCAGGAGAGATCTTAGATAAATCATTTCCTGACCTGAACTATGGAATAATCCTTTCCCTTGAAGATGAGGATAAGGGAACTTTTGCATCGGTAGACCAGTTAGTACTTATGTCAGGTGCTAAAGATAAAAAATTAGCTTTTGGATTGATCGAGCATATGCTAAGTACTGAATCTATGACTAAATTCCATAAACATCACCCAAGAGCACCAATTGCTGTGGGAGAGCCATACCAGGGAGATCCGAGACTGCAAAAGATGATCGAAACCCAAGAGGGAGTATATAGACCTCTTGTAGTGGGACCTCATGGAGTAGAGATATATGAATACCTTTGGAAACAGCTTCAAATGATGATGGCCGGAGAAAAAAGTGCCAAAGAATCTTTAGATGAAGCAGCAGCGTATTCTAACAGATTGCTGGCTAAATAA